One region of Ascaphus truei isolate aAscTru1 chromosome 13, aAscTru1.hap1, whole genome shotgun sequence genomic DNA includes:
- the LOC142465260 gene encoding E3 ubiquitin/ISG15 ligase TRIM25-like, translating into MASADLREELTCPICLSTYTQHVTLRCGHNFCQGCIGSVWDSQEGSAVYTCPECRAEFQERPALQRNLTLCNIVERFLSTQPEQAETVIFCTYCDSSVPAAKTCLLCDASLCDKHLKQHSKPEEHVLTEPTASLKNRKCPVQKEILKCYCTEDAACICVSCCVFGEHSGHQVETLNEASEKKEKLRNILEKLTSVREETEKRAQSLQEHKREAQEKAAGLTDRVTALIRYNREQLEVLEKRVLSKITRWEEQVSLRVSDLIQQLEIKKDKLSKKMLQIEALCNITDPLTGLQGHESDNADFCDAEEGDNEDREREDNMVHSVGDLDEVLIPLTSQRLTDIVTDLKAKSGFYVQEALNILLDVNTAANNVSVSGDLKTASWSERDQLRPNTPERFEFFQVLSTRSFSSGQHYWEVEISDSGIRGVGISYPSIEREGRQSLIGNNKKSWCLCMWHNNHAVIHDSIETEIYPESPLQRLVIYLDYEAGRLSFYQLCDPIRHLHTVTATFTEPLHAVFYVRNNG; encoded by the coding sequence ATGGCGTCTGCTGATCTGAGAGAGGAGCTAACCTGCCCCATCTGCCTGAGCACTTATACCCAGCATGTAACGCTGAGATGTGGGCATAACTTCTGCCAGGGCTGTATTGGGAgtgtgtgggattcccaggaaggATCTGCAGTTTATACCTGTCCTGAATGCAGAGCAGAGTTTCAGGAGCGTCCtgcactgcagaggaacctgaCGCTGTGTAACATAGTGGAGCGTTTCCTTTCTACTCAGCCAGAGCAGGCGGAGACTGTGATCTTCTGCACTTACTGTGACTCCTCTGTACCTGCTGCTAAAACCTGTCTGCTGTGTGACGCCTCCCTGTGTGATAAACACCTAAAGCAACACAGCAAGCCAGAGGAACACGTCTTAACTGAGCCAACCGCTTCCTTAAAGAACAGGAAATGCCCTGTTCAAAAGGAGATCCTGAAGTGTTACTGCACTGAGGATGctgcctgtatctgtgtgtcctgctgcgtgtttggagagcacagtggacacCAGGTGGAGACGCTGAATGAGGCCTCTGAGAAGAAGGAGAAACTGAGAAATATTCTGGAGAAACTGACCTCAGTGAGAGAGGAGACTGAGAAAAGAGCCCAGAGTCTGCAGGAACACAAGAGAGAAGCGCAAGAAAAAGCAGCTGGGTTAACAGACCGAGTCACTGCCCTGATTAGGTACAATCGGGAACAGCTGGAAGTCCTAGAGAAGCGAGTTCTGAGTAAGATCACCAGGTGGGAAGAGCAGGTTTCTCTCCGAGTCTCTGATCTAATCCAGCAGCTGGAAATAAAGAAGGACAAGCTGTCCAAGAAGATGCTTCAGATTGAGGCGCTGTGCAACATCACTGATCCATTAACCGGTTTACAAGGACATGAATCAGACAATGCTGACTTTTGTGATGCTGAGGAGGGAGATaatgaggacagagagagagaggataataTGGTCCATTCTGTAGGGGATTTGGATGAGGTTCTGATCCCACTGACTTCACAGAGATTAACTGATATTGTCACTGATCTAAAAGCAAAGAGCGGGTTCTATGTGCAGGAGGCTTTAAACATATTACTGGATGTAAATACAGCTGCTAATAATGTATCTGTATCAGGTGACCTGAAAACTGCATCCTGGTCAGAAAGAGACCAGTTACGCCCAAATACACCAGAGAGATTTGAGTTTTTTCAGGTTTTAAGCACCAGGAGTTTTTCCTCAGGACAACATTACTGGGAAGTGGAGATCAGTGACTCAGGGATCAGGGGGGTAGGGATTTCCTATCCCAGTATAGAAAGGGAAGGACGTCAGTCCCTCATAGGAAATAATAAGAAGTCCTGGTGTTTGTGCATGTGGCATAATAATCATGCAGTGATACATGACTCAATAGAAACAGAGATATATCCCGAGTCTCCCTTGCAGAGATTAGTAATATACCTGGACTATGAGGCTGGGCGGCTGTCCTTTTATCAGCTGTGTGACCcgatcagacacttacacaccgtCACTGCCACCTTCACTGAGCCTCTTCATGCTGTGTTCTATGTACGTAATAATGGCTGA